Proteins co-encoded in one Candidatus Blochmannia sp. SNP genomic window:
- the pyk gene encoding pyruvate kinase, whose translation MPRQLRRTKIIATLGPATDKDNNLEKIIVSGANIVRLNFSHGETKEHFIRAKKVREIASKLRKHVAILGDLQGPKIRISTFQGNKIYLKSGDNFLIDAMLRNNIGDHKCIGVDYEELAQDVHSGDLLLLDDGKIQLKVITIHNTKIYTKVIIGGILTNRKGLNKLGGGLSAKVLTNKDKIDIMTAAQIGVDYLAISFPRSSIDLNFARKLVVDAGSHAKIISKIERAEVVASDETIDDIIHASDAVMVARGDLGVEIGEPELVGVQKKIIKRACALNRAVITATQMMESMVHNSMPTRAEVMDVANAVLDGTDAVMLSAETATGQYPSETVTTVANVCLGAEKISNVNFLTHTHQKKFNNVEEIIAISAMYTANNLEGVSAVIALTEFENTTLLMSRINSKLPIFALSQHKHTLNIVTLYKGVIPIYFNRTGDNVIDAKYARNLLRDKGFLTSGELVVMIQNDAYNKCDMMNISHILQVE comes from the coding sequence ATGCCTCGCCAATTGAGAAGAACAAAAATTATCGCCACTCTAGGACCTGCTACAGATAAAGATAATAACCTTGAGAAAATAATTGTTTCAGGAGCAAATATAGTACGACTAAATTTTTCTCATGGAGAAACAAAAGAACACTTTATCCGTGCAAAAAAAGTACGCGAGATTGCCTCAAAACTAAGAAAACACGTCGCTATTCTTGGAGATTTACAAGGACCTAAAATCCGTATCTCAACTTTTCAAGGTAACAAAATATATTTAAAATCTGGAGATAACTTTTTAATTGATGCCATGCTGAGGAACAATATAGGTGATCATAAATGTATAGGTGTTGATTATGAAGAATTAGCACAAGACGTACATTCAGGAGATTTACTTCTATTAGATGATGGGAAAATTCAACTAAAAGTAATAACCATCCATAATACTAAAATCTATACTAAAGTAATTATTGGAGGCATTTTAACTAATCGAAAAGGACTAAATAAATTAGGAGGTGGACTTTCAGCAAAAGTATTAACAAATAAAGACAAAATCGATATTATGACTGCAGCTCAAATTGGAGTTGATTACCTAGCGATATCATTTCCACGTAGCAGTATAGATTTAAATTTTGCTCGAAAATTAGTTGTAGATGCTGGTAGTCACGCAAAAATTATTTCTAAAATAGAACGTGCAGAAGTAGTTGCATCCGATGAAACAATAGATGATATTATTCATGCATCAGATGCAGTTATGGTAGCTCGAGGAGATTTAGGAGTAGAAATTGGAGAACCAGAGCTAGTAGGTGTTCAAAAAAAAATAATAAAAAGAGCATGTGCTCTTAATCGAGCAGTAATTACTGCAACACAAATGATGGAATCTATGGTTCATAATTCTATGCCTACTCGCGCAGAAGTAATGGACGTAGCTAATGCAGTATTAGATGGCACTGATGCAGTTATGTTATCTGCTGAAACTGCTACAGGTCAATATCCATCTGAAACTGTAACAACAGTAGCAAATGTCTGCTTAGGCGCAGAAAAGATTTCAAACGTCAATTTTTTAACACACACCCATCAAAAAAAATTCAATAACGTCGAAGAAATTATAGCCATATCGGCAATGTATACTGCTAATAACTTGGAAGGAGTAAGTGCTGTCATCGCCCTAACTGAATTTGAAAATACTACATTATTAATGTCTCGTATTAATTCAAAATTACCTATTTTTGCTTTATCTCAACATAAGCATACCTTAAATATAGTTACTCTTTATAAAGGAGTTATTCCTATTTATTTTAATCGAACAGGCGATAATGTGATAGATGCAAAATATGCTAGAAATTTATTACGTGACAAAGGATTTCTCACATCTGGTGAATTAGTAGTTATGATACAAAACGACGCATACAATAAATGTGATATGATGAATATAAGCCATATCTTACAAGTAGAATAA
- the zwf gene encoding glucose-6-phosphate dehydrogenase — MQATSITQACNLIIFGTKGDLTRRKLFPSLYQLEKIGAIHPDTRIIGVGRAAWSLVMYIEVVYAALKKFMHDPIDESLWCIFRARLDFCNLDVYQTERFIHLLDKLQNTDIATVNYLATPPDTFGVICKGLSTIGLNKKSNRIVIEKPLGTNLDSARIINAQISKYFEEKQIYRIDHYLGKETVLNLLALRFANYLFSSNWDNNTIDHVQITVAEEVGIEGRWGYFDSIGQMRDMIQSHLLQILTIIAMSPPSNLSADCIRDEKVKVLRSLRRIDCNNVHNVTVRGQYTSGFIHGKPVPGYLEEKGANKSSNTETFVSLCVNIDDWRWAGVPFYLRTGKRLPTKCSEIVIFFKKPVINLFPDSYRDLPNNKLTIRLQPDEGIDVQILNKIPGLGHKHRLQATKLNLSFYKTFCSEHIVDAYERLLLETMRGIQALFVRHDEIEGAWKWVDSIIQSWESENNIPKLYQAGTWGPVDSMTMIAKDGRFWNEYKL, encoded by the coding sequence ATGCAAGCAACATCTATTACTCAAGCATGTAATTTAATTATTTTTGGAACTAAAGGTGATTTAACGCGTAGAAAGTTGTTTCCATCATTATATCAGTTAGAAAAAATAGGCGCTATTCATCCTGATACACGAATTATAGGAGTAGGTCGTGCAGCATGGAGCCTTGTTATGTATATTGAAGTTGTATATGCTGCTTTAAAAAAGTTTATGCACGATCCTATTGATGAATCTTTATGGTGTATTTTTAGAGCACGACTTGATTTTTGTAATTTAGATGTATATCAAACTGAACGATTTATTCACTTATTGGATAAATTACAGAACACAGACATAGCAACAGTAAATTATTTGGCTACACCGCCTGATACTTTTGGTGTTATATGTAAAGGATTGAGTACTATTGGATTAAACAAAAAATCAAATCGTATAGTTATAGAAAAACCATTGGGTACTAATTTGGATTCTGCTCGTATTATTAATGCTCAGATATCAAAATATTTTGAAGAGAAACAAATTTATCGTATTGATCATTATTTAGGAAAAGAAACAGTTTTAAATTTGTTGGCATTACGTTTCGCAAATTATTTATTTTCTTCAAATTGGGACAATAATACTATTGATCATGTGCAAATTACTGTAGCGGAAGAGGTAGGTATTGAAGGTCGTTGGGGTTACTTTGATTCGATAGGTCAAATGCGTGATATGATACAAAGTCATTTATTACAGATTTTGACTATTATAGCTATGTCACCTCCATCTAATTTGAGCGCTGATTGTATTCGAGATGAAAAAGTTAAAGTGCTTCGGTCATTACGGAGGATTGATTGCAATAATGTACATAATGTTACAGTTCGTGGACAATACACGTCTGGTTTTATTCATGGAAAACCAGTTCCAGGCTATTTAGAAGAAAAGGGAGCCAATAAGAGTAGTAATACTGAGACATTTGTATCTCTTTGTGTTAACATAGATGACTGGCGTTGGGCTGGCGTTCCGTTTTATCTGCGTACTGGAAAGAGATTACCAACTAAATGTTCTGAAATTGTAATTTTTTTTAAAAAACCAGTGATTAATTTATTTCCTGATTCATATCGAGATTTGCCTAATAATAAGTTGACCATTCGATTACAACCAGACGAAGGCATAGATGTTCAAATTTTGAATAAAATACCTGGATTAGGCCATAAGCATCGGTTACAAGCTACTAAATTAAATTTGAGTTTTTACAAAACTTTTTGTTCAGAACATATAGTCGATGCATATGAGCGATTATTATTGGAAACAATGCGCGGGATTCAAGCATTATTTGTTCGTCATGATGAAATAGAAGGAGCTTGGAAGTGGGTTGATTCTATCATACAATCTTGGGAATCAGAAAATAATATACCAAAGCTTTACCAAGCTGGTACTTGGGGGCCTGTAGATTCTATGACTATGATTGCTAAAGATGGTCGTTTTTGGAATGAATATAAATTGTAG
- the htpX gene encoding protease HtpX: MVRIILFLITNLSVMILFGSILSLLGLWSSTTFWLVRMAGIFGFGGAIISLFLSKFVALSVVNGVIINKASNDMENWLLKIIHKQASKLDIGAPQLAIYDSMDMNAFATGARRNSALIAVSTGLLKNMKQESIEAVIAHEMNHIASGDMITMTLIQGVVNTFVIFISRSLAKLIAYWTSFMQDQDNEQLDTNHHHEDVNSSLTYVIISALLEILFGMFASVIVFWFSRHREFYADAGSAKLVGCKNMIAALQELKCSYESQTSNSIATLYINSVKKNSLISDLFASHPSIDKRIEALQHGTYLNKSSYFF, encoded by the coding sequence ATGGTACGTATTATATTATTTTTAATTACCAATTTGTCGGTAATGATATTATTTGGTAGTATACTGAGTTTGTTGGGATTATGGTCGTCTACTACATTTTGGTTAGTCAGAATGGCTGGAATATTTGGTTTTGGGGGTGCTATTATTTCTTTATTTTTGTCAAAATTTGTAGCTTTATCTGTAGTTAATGGTGTAATTATTAACAAAGCGTCTAACGATATGGAAAATTGGTTATTAAAAATAATACATAAACAGGCCAGTAAATTAGATATTGGTGCACCACAATTAGCTATTTATGATTCTATGGATATGAATGCTTTTGCTACAGGTGCAAGAAGAAATTCGGCATTAATAGCAGTTAGTACTGGTCTTTTGAAAAATATGAAGCAGGAATCAATTGAAGCCGTTATTGCTCATGAAATGAATCATATTGCTTCTGGTGATATGATTACTATGACTCTCATTCAAGGTGTGGTTAATACTTTTGTTATTTTTATATCACGTAGTCTTGCTAAATTGATTGCTTATTGGACTTCATTTATGCAGGATCAAGATAATGAACAACTTGATACTAATCATCATCATGAAGATGTGAATAGTTCTTTAACGTATGTTATTATATCTGCTCTTTTAGAGATTTTATTTGGTATGTTTGCAAGCGTGATTGTATTTTGGTTTTCTCGTCATCGTGAATTCTATGCAGATGCTGGATCTGCTAAATTAGTGGGGTGTAAAAATATGATTGCTGCTTTACAAGAATTAAAATGTAGTTATGAGTCTCAAACATCTAATAGTATCGCTACATTGTATATTAATAGTGTTAAAAAAAATAGCTTGATAAGCGATTTATTTGCATCTCATCCTTCTATAGATAAAAGGATAGAAGCGTTGCAACATGGTACTTATTTGAATAAATCGTCTTATTTTTTCTAA
- the cspE gene encoding transcription antiterminator/RNA stability regulator CspE, whose protein sequence is MAKIKGQVKWFNESKGFGFITPSDGSKDVFVHFSAIQGNGFKTLSEGQNVEFEIQDGHKGPSAVNVTTL, encoded by the coding sequence ATGGCAAAAATTAAAGGTCAAGTAAAGTGGTTTAATGAATCTAAAGGTTTTGGTTTTATTACACCGTCAGATGGTAGTAAAGATGTTTTTGTACATTTTTCTGCTATTCAAGGAAATGGATTTAAAACTTTATCTGAAGGACAAAATGTAGAATTTGAAATTCAAGATGGACATAAAGGCCCATCTGCTGTTAATGTGACAACTTTATAA
- a CDS encoding PTS mannose transporter subunit IID: MINNPQTIHTKTKIIKLRKSDIRAAFIRSNLFQGSWNFERMQALGFCFTMIPIIKRLYPKRSENQKEAIKRHLEFFNTHPYVAAPILGVTMAMEEQKANGATTIDNASINGLKIGLMGPLAGVGDPIFWGTARPVFAALGAGIAMSGNLLGPCLFFILFNTTRLATRYYGIIYGYKKGVSIVNDMKGGVLKKLTEGSSILGLFVMGALVNKWTHVNVPCVLSKLTDNDGNTVVTTVQNILDQLMPGFIPLLLTFACMWLLNNKINALWIIIGFFGIGIFGYWIGLLGL, translated from the coding sequence ATGATTAATAATCCTCAAACAATTCATACTAAAACAAAAATAATAAAATTAAGAAAAAGTGATATACGCGCAGCTTTTATTCGTTCTAACCTTTTCCAAGGGTCTTGGAACTTTGAACGTATGCAAGCATTAGGATTTTGTTTTACTATGATTCCAATAATTAAACGTTTATATCCTAAACGCAGCGAAAATCAAAAAGAAGCAATTAAACGACATTTAGAATTCTTTAATACACATCCCTATGTTGCTGCTCCTATATTAGGAGTTACCATGGCCATGGAAGAACAAAAAGCTAATGGTGCTACTACTATAGATAATGCTTCCATCAATGGTTTAAAAATAGGATTAATGGGCCCTCTTGCTGGAGTAGGTGATCCAATATTTTGGGGAACTGCTAGACCAGTGTTTGCTGCCTTAGGAGCAGGAATCGCTATGAGTGGAAATTTATTAGGTCCATGTCTATTTTTTATTCTATTTAACACAACTAGATTAGCTACTCGTTATTATGGCATTATATACGGTTATAAGAAAGGCGTAAGCATTGTTAATGATATGAAAGGAGGAGTGTTAAAAAAACTAACAGAAGGTTCTTCAATTTTAGGTTTATTTGTTATGGGAGCATTAGTTAATAAATGGACGCATGTAAACGTTCCATGTGTGCTTTCTAAGCTTACTGATAATGATGGAAATACAGTAGTTACTACCGTACAAAATATTTTAGATCAACTCATGCCTGGATTTATTCCTTTATTATTAACATTTGCTTGTATGTGGTTGCTAAATAACAAAATAAATGCACTATGGATTATTATAGGATTTTTTGGGATTGGAATTTTCGGATACTGGATAGGATTGTTAGGGCTTTAA
- a CDS encoding PTS mannose/fructose/sorbose transporter subunit IIC: protein MEINTLQIILLFIISCIIGMGSILDEFQFHRPLIACTLIGLILGDIKTGIIIGGTLEMIALGWMNIGAAVAPDTALASIISTILVIMGQQPIGAGIALAIPLAAAGQVLTIIVRTVTVAFQHAADTAAERCNITILSWIHITALMLQAMRVAIPATIVGISVGTETVHHMLHSIPGVITNGLNIAGGIIVVVGYAMVINMMRTGYLMPFFFLGFVITAFTEFNLVALGVIGIVMAILYIQLSPRYNQIAHKNIPDPAIQQAKNKLDDELD from the coding sequence ATGGAAATTAATACACTTCAAATTATTTTATTGTTTATTATATCTTGCATTATCGGAATGGGTTCAATACTTGATGAATTTCAATTCCATAGACCATTAATAGCATGCACGCTGATTGGTTTAATCTTAGGAGACATAAAAACTGGGATCATTATCGGAGGAACATTGGAAATGATAGCGCTGGGGTGGATGAATATAGGAGCTGCTGTCGCGCCTGATACTGCTTTAGCTTCAATTATTTCTACCATCTTAGTAATTATGGGACAACAACCTATTGGAGCAGGAATTGCTTTAGCAATTCCATTAGCTGCTGCCGGACAAGTATTAACTATTATTGTACGTACTGTTACTGTAGCATTTCAACATGCTGCTGATACAGCAGCAGAGCGCTGTAATATAACAATTTTAAGCTGGATTCATATTACTGCTCTTATGTTACAGGCTATGCGTGTTGCAATTCCAGCTACTATTGTTGGAATTTCTGTCGGAACTGAAACTGTACATCACATGCTTCACTCAATCCCAGGAGTAATAACTAACGGTTTAAACATTGCTGGAGGTATTATTGTTGTAGTTGGTTATGCAATGGTTATTAATATGATGCGTACTGGATATCTAATGCCATTTTTTTTTCTAGGATTTGTTATTACAGCATTCACCGAATTTAATTTAGTAGCATTAGGTGTTATTGGTATAGTTATGGCTATCCTATATATTCAATTATCTCCACGATATAATCAAATTGCACATAAAAATATTCCTGATCCAGCTATTCAACAGGCTAAAAATAAACTTGATGACGAATTAGACTGA
- the manX gene encoding PTS mannose transporter subunit IIAB translates to MTIAIILGAHGSVSEQLLKTTEMIVGKQKNVAWIELLPEENTEMLIKKYNTCLLNLNTNAGVLFLVDTWGGSPFNAAHSIILNKEKYDIITGINIPMLIEIFMARDDTHNFQELVQIALKSGNESIKSVKYCSSPNQLDGDRNANKNKIMHPLLNKNNKNHMVICLARIDDRLIHGQVVTRWVKEYNITRIIVVNDEVSKDMIRKTLLTQVTPPGITAHVLDIDKTIRVYNNPKYAGDKVIMLFTNPTDIVRLIEGGIPIKSVNIGGMAFYKDKKQINNAISVNNIDIEAFKKLDQYGIELEARKVPSDPSLKIMKLIKKINHS, encoded by the coding sequence GTGACTATCGCTATTATATTAGGAGCTCATGGTTCTGTATCTGAACAATTACTTAAAACCACTGAAATGATTGTGGGCAAACAAAAAAACGTTGCATGGATTGAATTACTTCCTGAAGAAAATACTGAAATGCTAATCAAAAAATATAATACATGTCTATTAAATCTTAATACTAATGCAGGTGTATTATTCTTAGTAGACACTTGGGGAGGAAGCCCTTTCAATGCTGCTCATAGCATCATATTAAACAAAGAAAAATATGATATTATCACAGGCATAAATATCCCTATGTTAATTGAAATATTCATGGCTCGTGATGATACCCATAATTTTCAAGAATTAGTACAAATTGCATTGAAATCTGGTAACGAAAGTATAAAATCCGTAAAATATTGCTCTAGCCCTAATCAATTAGATGGGGATCGAAATGCCAATAAAAATAAAATTATGCATCCATTATTAAATAAAAATAATAAAAACCATATGGTCATTTGTTTAGCGCGTATTGATGATAGATTAATTCATGGACAAGTAGTAACTCGTTGGGTTAAAGAATACAACATTACACGTATTATAGTAGTAAACGATGAAGTATCTAAAGATATGATCCGAAAAACTTTATTGACTCAAGTAACACCTCCTGGGATTACTGCTCATGTCTTAGATATCGATAAAACTATACGTGTATATAATAATCCCAAATATGCTGGAGATAAAGTCATCATGTTATTCACTAATCCCACAGATATTGTGCGCCTTATTGAAGGCGGTATCCCTATTAAATCAGTAAATATTGGAGGGATGGCTTTTTATAAAGACAAGAAACAAATAAATAATGCCATATCAGTAAATAACATAGATATTGAGGCTTTTAAAAAACTTGATCAATATGGTATTGAATTAGAAGCACGTAAGGTACCATCAGATCCATCATTAAAAATAATGAAACTAATAAAAAAAATAAATCATTCCTAA
- a CDS encoding TerC family protein, producing MEFLTDISMWVGLLTLVILEVVLGIDNLVFITILADKLPKKQRERACIIGLTLALIMRIALLSLISWFATLTKPLCKIADFSFSIRDLILLFGGIFLLFKATTELHQQLEHKIHNNTTRGYASFWIVVIQIVVFDAIFSLDAVITAVGTVENLIIMIMAVIIAVTLMLLLSRLLTNFINNHQTVVVLCLSFLLIIGLSLIAEGIGFYIPKGYLYVAIGFSVLIELFNQIAHCNSMKGQSTKSMRERTAEVIMKLMGNTAQWSTTAEKNYSISSSTTHFAEEERHMITGVLSLASRTLRSIMTPRNEISWLDSQKPVQELYSILMNTPHNMFPVCNGELDQLIGIVRAKDLMAAIAHGEQVETHAAENLPIVVPETLDVLNLLKELRRAKGSMVIVSNEFGIIQGLITPLDVLEAIAGEFPDEDETPEIEIINNGTGWLAKGSMDLHALQQALQAHDLVHESDHVASLAGLLLSRCDRIPKEGDVLTINRWRFIIRKMIEYRIELVEIEHFTLFNETHQ from the coding sequence ATGGAATTTTTAACAGACATATCAATGTGGGTAGGGTTATTAACTCTAGTGATTTTGGAAGTTGTACTCGGTATTGATAATTTAGTTTTTATCACTATTTTAGCAGATAAGCTGCCAAAAAAACAACGTGAACGTGCATGTATTATTGGTTTAACATTAGCATTAATAATGCGTATAGCATTACTATCTTTAATTTCATGGTTTGCAACTCTTACAAAACCACTATGTAAAATTGCTGATTTTTCATTTTCTATCAGAGATTTAATTTTATTGTTTGGTGGTATTTTTCTTTTATTTAAGGCAACTACTGAGTTACATCAACAATTAGAACATAAAATACATAATAATACTACTCGCGGATACGCTAGTTTTTGGATAGTAGTAATACAAATTGTAGTTTTTGATGCTATTTTTTCTCTTGATGCAGTAATAACGGCTGTTGGTACAGTAGAAAATTTAATCATCATGATAATGGCAGTGATAATAGCAGTAACGTTAATGTTGTTATTATCTCGTTTATTAACTAATTTTATTAATAATCATCAGACTGTAGTGGTTTTATGTTTGAGTTTTTTGTTAATTATCGGTTTAAGCTTAATTGCAGAAGGAATCGGATTTTATATACCAAAAGGTTATTTATATGTTGCTATTGGATTTTCGGTATTAATTGAATTATTTAATCAAATAGCTCATTGTAATTCTATGAAAGGTCAATCAACTAAATCAATGCGTGAACGTACCGCGGAAGTGATTATGAAGTTAATGGGTAACACGGCGCAATGGAGCACTACTGCAGAAAAAAATTATTCTATTTCTTCATCAACAACACATTTTGCTGAAGAAGAGCGACATATGATTACTGGAGTTTTATCGTTAGCTTCACGTACTTTACGTAGTATAATGACTCCTAGAAATGAAATTTCATGGTTAGATTCTCAAAAACCAGTACAGGAATTATATTCTATTTTAATGAATACTCCTCATAACATGTTTCCTGTATGTAACGGTGAATTGGATCAATTAATAGGAATTGTTCGTGCTAAAGATTTGATGGCAGCGATAGCTCATGGAGAGCAAGTAGAAACACATGCTGCAGAAAATTTGCCTATTGTGGTTCCGGAGACTTTAGATGTCTTAAATTTATTAAAAGAATTACGTCGCGCAAAAGGGAGTATGGTTATTGTATCTAATGAATTTGGTATTATTCAAGGATTAATAACTCCTTTGGATGTGTTAGAAGCTATAGCTGGTGAATTTCCTGACGAAGATGAAACACCAGAAATTGAAATAATTAATAATGGTACAGGTTGGTTAGCAAAAGGTAGTATGGACTTACATGCGTTGCAACAAGCATTACAAGCTCATGATTTAGTGCATGAATCTGATCATGTTGCTTCCTTAGCTGGATTATTATTATCTCGTTGTGATCGTATACCAAAAGAGGGTGATGTACTAACAATTAATAGATGGCGTTTTATAATTCGAAAAATGATAGAGTATCGTATTGAGTTAGTGGAGATAGAACACTTTACTTTGTTTAATGAAACACATCAATAA
- the pabB gene encoding aminodeoxychorismate synthase component I, with product MGIHLIELPYHPDAILNLFEPLSNTAWSMLLYSGHNDQHPDGRFDILVTNPVLTLVTKNNITTISHNKNHQISNTDPFILLKEYTHITNMEPCNSHKLKLPFQGGFLGIFGYDLARCIESLPKLAKQDLLFPDMAIGLYRWAIISDHKLYKNYLVTHDDPNQILPWIYQQYTYSNRVDNTSFRIIKPWKSNISQSEYAKKFSIIKKHITIGNCYQVCLSQRFYAPYIGNSWIAFRYLLNYNHAPFSGFVRLPNKLSILSLSPERFLQLHDTQIKTQPIKGTLPRLKNEQDDYYQIIKLSKSIKNQSENLMIVDLLRNDIGKVAVPGSIHVPKLFDIQSFRGVHHMISTITGKLSNNFSACDLLRACFPGGSITGAPKIQAMKLIEQLEPHRRSIWSGSIGYLSCCGNMDTNIAIRTLLADKQHLFCSVGSGIVFDSDENIEYQEMKDKIHTLLLPLLKKFYLM from the coding sequence ATGGGAATACATCTTATAGAATTACCTTATCACCCTGATGCTATACTAAACCTTTTTGAACCTTTATCTAACACAGCATGGTCTATGCTATTGTATTCTGGGCATAACGACCAACACCCAGATGGTCGTTTTGATATATTAGTTACTAACCCAGTGTTGACATTAGTAACTAAAAACAATATTACTACAATTTCCCACAACAAAAATCATCAAATTAGTAATACAGATCCATTTATATTATTAAAAGAATATACCCATATTACTAATATGGAACCATGTAATAGTCATAAACTTAAATTACCATTTCAAGGCGGATTTTTAGGTATATTTGGGTATGACCTTGCTAGATGTATTGAATCATTACCAAAATTAGCAAAACAAGATCTCTTATTTCCAGATATGGCAATAGGTTTATATCGTTGGGCAATTATTTCTGATCATAAACTTTATAAAAATTACCTTGTTACTCATGATGATCCAAACCAAATATTACCCTGGATATATCAACAATATACATACAGCAATCGTGTTGATAATACATCATTTCGTATTATAAAACCATGGAAAAGTAATATTAGCCAATCTGAATATGCGAAAAAATTTAGTATTATAAAAAAACATATAACGATAGGTAATTGTTATCAAGTGTGTCTTTCTCAACGTTTTTATGCCCCATATATAGGAAATTCCTGGATAGCCTTCCGTTATCTATTAAATTATAATCACGCACCTTTTTCAGGATTTGTTAGATTACCAAATAAATTAAGTATACTTAGTTTATCCCCAGAACGTTTTTTACAATTACATGATACACAAATTAAAACTCAACCCATTAAAGGAACATTACCGAGACTAAAAAATGAACAAGATGATTATTACCAAATTATTAAACTATCTAAATCTATAAAAAATCAATCAGAAAATTTAATGATTGTTGATTTATTAAGAAATGATATTGGAAAAGTAGCTGTTCCAGGCAGTATTCATGTACCTAAATTATTTGATATCCAATCATTTAGAGGAGTACATCATATGATCAGCACAATTACAGGAAAACTTTCTAATAATTTTTCTGCTTGTGATTTATTACGGGCATGCTTTCCAGGAGGATCTATAACTGGAGCCCCAAAAATTCAAGCAATGAAATTAATCGAACAACTTGAACCACATCGTCGAAGTATTTGGTCTGGAAGCATTGGATACTTAAGTTGTTGTGGGAACATGGATACCAATATTGCTATCAGAACACTATTGGCTGATAAACAACATCTCTTTTGTTCAGTAGGAAGCGGCATTGTTTTCGATAGTGACGAAAATATAGAATATCAAGAAATGAAAGACAAAATACATACTCTGTTGCTACCGTTATTGAAAAAATTTTATTTAATGTAA
- the tsaB gene encoding tRNA (adenosine(37)-N6)-threonylcarbamoyltransferase complex dimerization subunit type 1 TsaB, with protein MSTRILAFDTTTELCSVALMIDHNIYDHKIIASRRHAEKILPMINELLAEVGVTLKSLDCIIFNRGPGSFVGIRIGICVAQGLALGADLPLVEVSSLVVLAQGAWRIFSIKQVISTIDARMGELYCARYYRVSDNNCWRCYSNESIMTAEVIAAELTCCNTTLQQGSWVLAGTGWNNYSVLENIKISDTIFLRKIVMSPEARDMLPLGIHNWRNKMFLTPNQAQPIYLRNKIVST; from the coding sequence ATGTCTACTCGAATTTTGGCTTTTGATACTACTACTGAATTATGTTCTGTTGCTTTAATGATCGATCATAACATATATGATCACAAGATTATAGCATCAAGACGTCATGCAGAAAAGATATTACCTATGATTAATGAATTATTAGCAGAAGTAGGTGTTACCCTGAAATCTCTTGATTGTATTATATTTAATAGAGGTCCAGGTAGTTTTGTTGGGATACGAATTGGAATATGTGTTGCACAAGGGTTAGCATTGGGAGCTGATTTGCCATTAGTGGAGGTATCTTCTTTAGTAGTATTAGCTCAAGGAGCTTGGCGTATTTTTTCTATAAAACAAGTTATATCTACCATTGATGCGCGTATGGGCGAGTTGTATTGTGCTCGTTATTATCGGGTGAGTGATAACAATTGTTGGAGATGTTATAGTAATGAATCAATTATGACAGCAGAGGTAATTGCTGCTGAGTTAACGTGTTGCAATACAACGTTGCAACAAGGTAGTTGGGTACTTGCAGGTACAGGTTGGAATAACTACTCAGTGTTAGAAAATATAAAAATAAGTGATACTATTTTTTTAAGGAAGATTGTCATGTCACCTGAAGCACGGGACATGTTACCATTAGGAATACATAATTGGAGAAATAAAATGTTTTTAACTCCAAATCAGGCACAGCCTATTTATTTACGTAATAAAATAGTTTCTACATAA